From a single Maylandia zebra isolate NMK-2024a linkage group LG3, Mzebra_GT3a, whole genome shotgun sequence genomic region:
- the LOC101472817 gene encoding butyrophilin subfamily 3 member A2, with protein MTFEWARPDLKPRFVHVWHEGQDLQVNQHSSFKGRTSVDITKLKHGDISLKLSKVKHSDKGVYRCYFPDLDKEITVQLVVGSVSPAVVRLTGIDQSISGVVLQCESAGWYPEPELLWLDADGNLLSAGPTETLRGPDDLYTVSSRVTVEKRHSNNITCRVQQRNTNQSRETHIHVPDDLFGTPCSSAACIAISMTACVMSVLVLIFALWKNKHKTTMTRQQENLDHTENQKMKDDMIKLTKELQKKEEDHKNMVGTLMLHKKELKEEKDKFKLQLMKMEEVVEVSETELHSKEQEKGSSSAPSLDLKKKVLECKWSMNETVTASEKLVLSIEKMLQYIETVASPGLQSTDSGHSICEDSTLISEEEKKRVQQSH; from the exons ATGACCTTTGAATGGGCAAGACCTGACCTTAAACCCAGATTTGTCCATGTGTGGCATGAAGGTCAAGACCTTCAAGTTAATCAGCATTCATCTTTCAAAGGACGAACATCAGTAGACATCACTAAACTGAAGCATGGAGATATTTCACTGAAACTCTCCAAAGTAAAACACTCAGACAAAGGAGTATACAGATGTTACTTTCCAGATTTGGATAAAGAGATTACTGTCCAGCTTGTTGTTg GGAGTGTTTCCCCGGCAGTTGTAAGGTTAACTGGAATTGACCAATCCATAAGTGGAGTGGTGTTACAGTGTGAGTCTGCAGGCTGGTATCCAGAGCCTGAGCTGCTGTGGTTGGACGCTGATGGAAACCTCCTCTCTGCTGGACCTACAGAGACCCTCAGAGGTCCTGATGACCTCTATACtgtcagcagcagagtgactgTGGAGAAGAGACACAGCAACAACATCACCTGCAGAGTCCAACAGAGGAACACCAACCagagcagagagacacacatacatgttcCAG ATGATTTGTTTGGGACTCCATGTAGCTCTGCAGCTTGCATTGCCATCAGCATGACTGCTTGTGTCATGAGTGTCCTTGTactcatctttgctttgtggaaaaacaaacaca AAACCACTATGACCCGACAACAAGAGAACTTGGACCACACAGAGAATCAAAAAATGAAGGATGACATGATTAAACTTACAAAAGAATTACAGAAGAAGGAGGAAGACCACAAAAACATGGTGGGGACACTGATGTTACACAAGAAAGAAttgaaagaagagaaagataaatTTAAACTGCAATTAATGAAAATGGAGGAAGTGGTGGAGGTCAGTGAAACGGAGCTCCACTCAAAGGAGCAAGAAAAAGGTTCCTCTAGTGCACCATCTTTagatcttaaaaaaaaagtcttagaATGCAAATGGAGCATGAATGAAACAGTGACAGCATCTGAGAAACTGGTACTAAGCATAGAGAAAATGTTACAATATATAGAAACTGTGGCAAGCCCTGGTTTACAGAGTACGGACTCAGGACACAGTATTTGTGAAGACAGTACACTGATatcagaggaagaaaaaaaaagagtacagCAATCACATTAA